The DNA region TTTTATTATTTGGAGATTTTATAGCTGCGAATTTAGCTGGAGATTATTTCATGGAGATTTACCTGAGGATTTTATCACCTTGGAAAGGGATTTTGTTCCTACAAATTTAGCTGAAGATTTATCTGGGGATGTTATGGAGattttgttgttgtgaatttagCTGGGGATTATTTCTTGGAGATTCACCTGACGATTTTATTACCTAGGGAATTACTTAGGGATTTTGTTGCTGCTTATTGAGCTAGGAATTATTTCTTGGGAATTTACATGAGAATTATATTATCTAGAAAATTATTTGGGGATTTTATACAGTGAATTTAGCTGGAACTTATTTATTTGAGATACCAAGAATTATATTTCTTACAAGTTACAAAAATTAGGATATCTCATGCTTCGCAATGGTGTGGGGTATCAGAGGTTGTTATCTTGTGACCAATTCAGAGGGTTTGAAGTTCAATACAAAATTTTATGAATATTAAGTTATAACAACATTGATCAACATTGAATAACTCCAGTCCTTTTGGTTTGTACGAAAGTGGCTCAAATGTTTGAGCCACTTGAAGCAAGAATTTTCTCTATTTTACCCTATTTTTTAAACCGTCATGGGATTTCAACTCGTGGACAAATGGATAGGCAGAGTGGAATGATCATGACAACATGAAAGTTTGAATTTATGTACTCTCACAAAGTGGTTACTCACTTGGAAACAAAAACTTTATACTCGAGATGGACGTTTTAGAAATTCTCCTTTTTCAGGGCCACAAAATGGGgtttgttctttctccattaaaGCTTGGCATGAGAGATGTGAAGCCTGAATTGCATGGTCCACAGCTTTTACTGAGCTCATTTGTAGTAGATAGCCAGTGATATCAACAAAGGGATGACTGAATTTTAAATACAAATGTAAAAAGTGCATCTTTTGTGACTTGCTGACTTGGGGCCGTTATTGCACTTGCACATGCTCTGCATTTAAGGCATTTAAGTGATCTGAGCCACATAAAGGTCTTTCGAGAATTCTTCTTTAGGTGTGGTTTGGAATGGAATTCATTTTCTCAtgaatattttcttataaaaatagAGCTACTTCACTGGGTATTACCGGATATCTCTACTCATCaagagaaattgaaagaaatcAGCTAGTCGTTTCAACTGTGATTTGAACCCTCATTTCTCATGACTTTcacctatttcattgatgtttagGTCATACTCTTAGGTGATTCATTTTGTTGCGAAGAAAATGGAATTTCCTCATTGCCGCTTCTTAATTAGTATACACAATTTACATAATTACACGGTATTAGGTCCATTACAAACACACATGTTTTGTTGtaaaacaacataaaacaaAAATCGGCTCTCTCATAACAATATCACTAAATCAAACACCCCCCACTgaaatttaccaaaaaaaaaaaaaaaaaataacgttTCCAAGGCTCATTACTTTTTGACCTATTATGTAGTGAAAAGAAGAGTACAAAATAattggactgatccacgttttacaatttAATGGCTAcccacgttatacaattaaatttttttttttttaatttttcgttgACATAGAAAAGTTACGATATACCCCTTTTTGGTATATAAAGTaagcttttgaattttttaaatttggcaTGAGAGATAAGGTTATCCACAGCTTTTACTGAGCTCATTTGTTTCCAATAAACAAAATTAAcccatttttagacataaaacCTTTAACccatatataaattataaaatccATTACCTAGGCACAATTTTTAGAAACTCCAAAATTCTTGTTCAagttttaataataaaatagaaatattcaaataatatttcaagCTATATGAATAAAACATTTACATAATTACACGGTATTAGGTCCATTACAAACACTATAATCGTTCAAACTTTAAGTATGCTATAAGttgattttctttgttatatCAACATCTTTTGaactattttgatatttttctatTGTTCAAAATCGGAAGTTAAATATTTTACTGAATAAAGGTGCTTGGACATAATTGAAACACATGAGACGTTATATAAATCCATGATGcatgtaattattattttcggtttatatatatatatatatatatatatatatatatatatatatatatatatatatatatatatatatatagaattagAACGAGATTGGTTTATTGGTAGAATATTTGGATaaattttctcaagaaaaaaatCGTGTTGGATAACGACGTCGCAACAATGAAAACACTTTTACAATTAGTTGTACACATGCTTTCTAAGTATAAAATGTTTAAATTAATTGTAATCCACCTATGtataaaacttaaataaaatcaaaatattacaagttcacctccaagaaaataaaaatactaaatattttcttttattactgaaaattttaaaataatttacaatCAGTTAAAAAACCTATAGTTAAGCTTTGTGCTCAGTTCCATTACCATTCAACTGTATCCTCTTATTGTCCACTGAGATATAATTTTGGAATATTCTGAAATTTTTATTCGAATTAATATTTCAcattttgaaagtaaaatagAAATATTCAGATGggttttataatttaaaaatgatttaagGGATTTTTATGTCAAAAAATGGatggttttaattttttgggaTCATGGACATAGTTTGATGACCTTATtgttcaaaaaaattcaaaagttactTTATGGGGACTTTCTTACAagttcaatgaccatttgtGGAATTGACTCGTGAAAAGAAAGGGACAATCATGAGCTTAACTGCTTCTTTGCTTGAAATACAAGTTGCTTTAGctttagtttttgtttttgtctacCTCCTCTTTATGGTTTTGGTTGAGTATTTATTactataaaaatgaaatggtGAAGGCATAATGGAacagagaaaatgagaaaagttaCTACTCCACATGGACATATCATTAGAATTTCTTCATGTTTCATTTGAATAATACCAGACACATACCTTTTACTTTTGGCCTTTCTTAGTTTCTTTGCTGTACTTTGGAAAGCAGATCAGTTAAATTTTGTGTTTACGACCCATAGCTTAGTCACTGTTCCACTCATCTTTCACCTTTTACTTACTCTCCTACCTTTTTTACTTATCCAgattgtttaccccgaattcggataatcaattaaatttgtgaGTAGGTATAGGATACGTGGTTAAGCCTCAATCTATTcgatggaaaatatatatataggtatgatACGAAGAAAGTAATAATAATCTGAGATCCGCTGAAGATTCGTGTATCTAATAACATATGAGTATTGCTTGATTGGATAGATTTAGGATATGAACACAATGAACCCGGACCAAAATCCGGTATTGAGGGAgagatttgtatatatttgctAATACAAAGTGTTCTTTGTCCCTTGGAGCCAGCCCTTACAAAGGAGGGGGATGCCCCATATTTATAGTGTTGCCTCCATGGGCTTCGTACAACGTgaactaataaaataataataacaagggACGGCTACGAACGATTTGGTGGGATTAGACGACGCGCGCTCGTCGACACACGCATGGTTGGTGGTTGACCATGGCAGGGGCTACCGACGCGTGGCTCACGTGCACCGGCCACACGGACCAACGACCACGCTGGACCACGGCCAGTACGGACCAACGCGCCCCCGGCCGTCTCGGCGATAAAGGTGGTGGACCAAATGGTGTCCTTGCTCAGCTCCGGTCCAGGCGCTCCTCCGGTTTAAATTTCGAATGTCATCAAAGACGTTCCTCTCTTCCTTCCCTCGGTCCTCGTTTCATCGGTTTACACTatatccggtttttaccgtatacacaGATTCTAACATAAGATTCTCTTAAGTGTCAACATAACTTTGGTCATCTATAAGAGCACTAGCAATCTAACGGTAACAGGCGGTTGCATCCATttggtccccccccccccccccccaaaaaaaaaaaccccccacacccaaaaaaaaaaaaaaattgaagtggtCCCcgcccgccccccccccccccacaaaaaaaaaaaaaccccacacccaaaaaaaaaaaattgaagtagtAGTACTATATACGTAAGAAGTTAAAACAGTCAAGTGAATGAGAGAGTTGTAGATATACTACCAATGCAGTTATAAACGCGGTTGAGGGCTAGCTCAGAGTTCATGAGGGGGAGAGCTTAAATGGCGTCTATAGCATAGCAATTCCTTTCTCCTTCCCCTCTCCCAATGtaataagaaaaaaaggagcATCAACAAATTCAGAGAAATTGCTCATGTAGTCCCGATGAAATACTTGAAACTAACTACCCTTGTTAGAGAATTATGAGTCTGTTTTATTTACCTGATGAAAGTAATTCATACGTAACATGTGCTTAAACTGATTTTATGAATAACTAGTTACACAATTTGAATAAAATGAttgaaattaattttctaaataaatatttacgtGTTAGAATAATGGCTATAAATTATTCTACAATGATCATTGGTCACAAGACTCACAACTACCGTAacgaaataggggaaaaaaGACAGAAAATGGCTAAGAAGTATTCACCTAATGTTTTTCTGTCTGCTATCATATTTATTACTCATGTATTCCAATATTTATATTGAGCATTCCCTCACGGGTCCATGATTCTCTTTGGAACATGGCTACTTCTTCTCTGTCTATAGCAGTCACCTTTCGATTTTTCCTATATACTACTACTACTCCATTGTTTCTCATTTTGTCTTAGCCACTAAACCAAACCGATAACCATGTCTTCTTTCTCTGCTTCTTCTGCCACAATTTTTATGTTCCactgtttcttcttcttcctcaatttaCCCTTCTCCAATTCCTTGCCAAAATCCCCACCGATCAATGCCACCCTCAGGCGGGCGCCTCGACAACTCTCCGTTAATTACTATGCGAAATCTTGCCCTCAAATTGAATCTCTGGTTGGCTCAGTAACCTCCAACATGTTCAAAGAAGCCCCTGCTTCTGGCCCTGCGACCATTCGCCTCTTCTTCCATGATTGCTTTGTTGAAGTAAGTCACAATTCCCACAATTTACTAGAAGCTTTTTTCACCATAATTTGAATTATATACGAGGCTAGCGAGGTTAAGAAATGCTGTAAGTATTGAATTCCTTCTATCTGTGCAAAGTCTTAATAATTTACAGAATCATTTGATACCTACGGAGGTggattcataatttaaactttaTGGGTTCAGGATGCCATTAAACCACGAGCCATTTGAGTTAGTCggtttgaaatttaaaatttgtacatatttaataaatttcttaacATATATACAGAGTCTGAGCTAAAGCTATCGAGTTCTGGCGAGTCCACTGGTGAAACTAGGGTACTGAAAAGGGTTCGtcgaaaattacattgtatatacaatattcaaattatattttaatatatagtGAGTGTTGAATCTCCTTGACTTCTATATGTCCTGCATTTTGGCTTGTGAATTTATTGTTCTCATTAACTTTCATCCTTTTGATGCAGGGGTGTGATGGTTCAATATTGATATCAAGTAAAGCAGGAAGCAAAGAATTGGCAGAGCAAGATGCAGAAGATAACAAGGATTTAGCTAAGGAGGCATTTGCAGGCATATACAAAGCCAAAGCTGTGGTGGAAAGCAAGTGTCCTGGTGTTGTTTCCTGTGCAGACATTCTTGCCATTGCTACCAGAGATTTTGTCCAGTTTGTGAGTACTAATTCAAATTACTACACAAGTTAGTCTACTAGGAGTATAATTTAAATGGTactatagtttttttttttttcttcaatttgcagATAGCTGCATTTTCATGGAAAATTATGGCCCTTATATGTtataattaaaaaggaaaagtaacaGATAAAAACTCGAAAGTTTGTAACCTAAATTCATATAAGAAAATCCATGGTTCAGATGTTTAGGTTGATACCTCATAAGTTCATTATTACTTTTCAAGATAATCTGTGAGCTTATATTCCCACTTTTATGATAGTCATAAAAAAGCTATAGATGAGTACTTATTGCAATAACAAGTTTTTACCTCTTATTTAAAGTTAGAAAAAATCTCGATGGAAATACATGTATGTCTTCAATTATTCCTCAATAATTAAATGATCTCAGTTTGTCAAAATTGATATGAGTTTTACTTTATTCTCCTACTGATGTACAGTTCTTAATTTCCTATTTTTGCTTGAATAATGCCTCGGAGTAGGCACTATTGCCCCTTTCCTGTTGTACTTAATTTGGACAACGTACGGCCCCACAAAATAAGTCgggataaaaaggaaagagccATTtggtcttctttcttttttcatcgAAATTGTCTCCTCCTCATAAAATCTAATACTAGATGCTATCAAGATGCCTTATCCCCTCTTtccaaatgattttatttaagAGAGAATCAAACAGTTCTTGAATGTTTAATATGTAGAGGCAAATAGTCCAAAATCGTgctgtgcttttttttttttttccacataaaAGCTGAAAATAGCTGCCCAAGTTTTGGCATGACCTGAGAAACAAGACAAAGGtcatatatttatcttttgtcAATTACTCCAGTagtcatctatatatatgtggtttCAGAAGATTTGCTTTTCTCCACGGTACCAAATTGCAATAAACATGGTTCATTTGCTAGCAAGGACCTGACTAAATAGATATTATTGAAATACATGTGAGCTACATTTTGTAAATGTTATTCCGTGGGCTCCAAATGAAATCTTGGGATAATTAACAATTCTTTGACTTGTCTTTCTTCACACTGGATGTTTGAAGAAGGGGCAGATGGTTTAGAATTGCCAATTGTCCCAACTGTTGTCACCTTTTGCTCCACATTGACTACTGATGAGCTGAAAAAACAATAGACGAACtcgagaaagaaaaagaatgtacTAAGTAGTAGTACTAGCTAATATTTTATGGTACACGTgaaatgagaatggaattttaggaactttatttcatgaaacatacTTTTATACTATCAAGTTACTCATAAACTAATTACAATTTATTATAGATAGTAAATACGGTGTGATTTAGTAGGTAAAATCACACTGATAATGTAAGTTATACTTATTTCACACTAATTTAAGTTATGTACATTGATTATgtaaaattttctttattataattCAATATGTTATACCATGTTAGTTATCATTTCTACCGCTTTATTAGTTCAAGTTTATCGTAAGACATGTAGGTAATTATTTCATAAGTGATCTAATTGTATAAATATGTGATAATTGCCTTGAATAGGTTGGAGGACCATATTATCAAGTGAAGAAAGGAAGATGGGATGGAAAGATATCAAAGGCATCACGGGTGCACTCAAATCTTCCTCAATCAAACTCAACAGTGGatcaacttttgaaacttttttCCTCTAAAGGACTTAACCAAGAGGACCTTGTGGTCCTATCTGGTGCACACACTATTGGTTTTGCACATTGCAAACAATTTGTTAACAGACTCTATAACTACAAAGGGACCAAAAAACCTGACCCTAACATGGATCCTAGGCTCTTCAAGGCCCTCAAAATGTCATGTCCACAATTTGG from Lycium ferocissimum isolate CSIRO_LF1 chromosome 2, AGI_CSIRO_Lferr_CH_V1, whole genome shotgun sequence includes:
- the LOC132044603 gene encoding peroxidase 19, whose product is MSSFSASSATIFMFHCFFFFLNLPFSNSLPKSPPINATLRRAPRQLSVNYYAKSCPQIESLVGSVTSNMFKEAPASGPATIRLFFHDCFVEGCDGSILISSKAGSKELAEQDAEDNKDLAKEAFAGIYKAKAVVESKCPGVVSCADILAIATRDFVQFVGGPYYQVKKGRWDGKISKASRVHSNLPQSNSTVDQLLKLFSSKGLNQEDLVVLSGAHTIGFAHCKQFVNRLYNYKGTKKPDPNMDPRLFKALKMSCPQFGGNIDIVAPFDVTTPFSFDNAYYGNLEAKLGLLASDQALSLDPRTKSLVQDLAKDKHKFFKAFADAMEKMGGIGVKRGRKHGEFRKDCTMHHM